GCGACCGAAGGCACGGCATGCGCTTCGACCTTACCGACATGCGGCTTTTTCTGACCGTGATCGAGCGCGGCAGCATCACGGCGGGCGCGCAGGCCATGCATCTCGCGCTGGCATCGGCGAGTGAACGCATCGCGGGCATGGAAGCGGCGCTCGGCGCGCCGCTTCTCGAACGCAATCGCCGGGGCGTGCAGGCAACCGCCGCGGGCGAAGCGTTCGTGCGGCATGCACGCATGATTCTGGCTCAGGTCGAACAGATGCGGGGCGAGCTGCGTCATTACGCAACCGGTCTCAAAGGCCGCATCAAGCTGCTGTCGAATACGGCTGCCCTCGCCGCCTTCCTGCCCATGCAACTCGCGCGCTTTCTCGCGGCGCATCCCGATCTCTCCATCGATCTCGATGAACGGCCGAGCGTCGACATCGTGCAGGCACTCGCCGAAGGCCGCGCGGACCTGGGCATCGTGGCCGATATCACCGACCTCGCCAGCCTGCAGACGCATGTGATCGCGCAGGATCAGCTCGTCGTGGTCGCGCACTGTACGCATCGCGTGGCGCAGCAATCTGCTGCGGCATTCGCGGATATC
This sequence is a window from Caballeronia sp. M1242. Protein-coding genes within it:
- a CDS encoding LysR substrate-binding domain-containing protein, which encodes MRFDLTDMRLFLTVIERGSITAGAQAMHLALASASERIAGMEAALGAPLLERNRRGVQATAAGEAFVRHARMILAQVEQMRGELRHYATGLKGRIKLLSNTAALAAFLPMQLARFLAAHPDLSIDLDERPSVDIVQALAEGRADLGIVADITDLASLQTHVIAQDQLVVVAHCTHRVAQQSAAAFADIVSEAYVGLADAALEMHLAERASRLGKQLDYRIHMRSLDNVGMLVEAGIGIAILSDVSAQALRRPGLAIVPLSEPWAARRLLLCARAFDALTPHASLLAHQLIEAAA